TATTCAGGCGTCTGCAGAAGAAGTACGTGGATGGACAGCCCCGCCCCGAAGGCGACGACCATACACCGGTCCCCTGCCTTAACGCCATTGTCCATGATCTTCCTGAGAGTAAACAGGACAGAGGGCGAGGACACGTTTCCAAAATTGGCCAGGGTATGAGTGGTCGCAAGAAGCATGGCATCCGACAGCCCCAGTTCTTTTCGGACAGACGAAATGATGCTCTGGCCCCCGCCGTGAATTGCCCAGTGGTCAATATCCGCGATGCTCAATCCCTGCGGTACGAGTACGGACTGGACGGCCTCTGACACGGGCTTGCCGATGACTGTGGGCAGAGACCGCGACAGTTGATTATGAAGCTGTCCTTTCTTATAGACATATCTTATCAATTCTCTGTGTTCAGGCACATGGTGACTAGCAGAAGAGATCAGCTTCCAGCCCCCGGGACGGTTCGACAATACGGCGGCGGCGGCCCCGTCGGCAAAAATCGCATTGGAGACAAGGAGGCTGGGGTCGTTATCCATCTGAAACGTGGCGCTGCAGATCTCAACGGAAACACACACGGCAACCCCGTCTTCTCCGGGTTGAAACAAGCCTGCGCCCATCTGCAGGTTCGGCACGGCCCCGCCGCAGCCACTGCCGACAAGGTCATAAGCCCTCGTGTTCCTTGAAAAGCCCATTTTCTCAATCAGGTAACTCGAAAGCCCCGGGCATATGTATCCGGTGCATGTATTGACCACCAGCACGGCCACCTGATCGGGAGGCGTTTTGCACTGTCGAAGCGCCCTTTCAATCGCCTGCGCCGAAAGATCTACCGCCCACCGCGTAAAACGGGCGATTCGACGATCCGGGTCTTCGTTGACCAGGCAGCTCGTATCATCCAGAGCCAAGTGCCTTCTCCTGATACCTGGATGCGCCAAACACTTATCCATGATTTTCAAACTTCGGGATTTCAGGCGATCGGAATAGTGCCTGCCGACAAATGCCTGTGCCTCGTCCTGCCCGATCGTATATGGCGGTGTGGCAGTGGCCAGAGAGACGAGATAAACGGCTCCATTACCCATGCGCTCTCCCCCTGTCTGTCGGCCTCGTCCCGATATCCCTGCCGAGGAGTCGAACGGCCTTTCTGATCAGGGCCGTATGCTTCCAGAGCGGCCGGCTGATGGGCAGCCGATTGGCCAGGCGGTTGATTGCCGGAAGCCAGGGATGAGCGAGCGCCTCGGGGTCCAGCATATTAAAGTGCTTTCTCGTCGTCTGCCGCAGTTCTTCCAGCAGCCATTCAAGATCTATTTCAGGCGAAAGGTAGAAAACGGGCTTCAGCATGTCCCGCCCCTCAACCTGGAGCTGCCCGTCCTTCCGGGCGATCCTTTCCAGTTCTGTTCCCGGATAGATGCGGATGCCGATATTGAAAAAGACAACGTCCGTAGGTCGAAGGGCGGTTTTGGCAAAATGAAGGGTGCGGGCCACGCTGTCCCGTGTCTCGCCCGGCCCACCAAACATGAAAATCCAGATACAGGGCAGGTGGTGGTTCCGGATCACGGAGGCCGCCTGATACACTTGAGATGAATCATATCCCTTGCCAAGTCCCGCAAGCACCCTATCGTCGGCGCTTTCAGCCGTAACCCCGATGCCTGCAAAACCGGCGCGTTCCATCGTCTCAAGCAGCGGTCCATCAAGGAATCCCGGATTGATCTCCATGCTGAGAAGACGGGCGCCGCAGCGTATTTGTGCCAGCCGCTCGCAGAGTGCCATGGCGTGGTTATAAGGCGCGTTAAAAACGCTGTCCACAAATTCAATATCCCTGAATCCATCGGAGGCCAGTCTGCTGACCGCATCTGCCACTTTATCCGGAGGGTAAAGACGGCAGCCTTTGCCTTCGCTGATTCCGTAGGTGCAGTAAACACAATCAAACGGACACCCCCGCTTGGACTGGATGGGGATAGTAGCCATGGCGGACCGGTACCCGTTGATATTGAGCCAGCGCCGAAAATCCGGAGCGATGAAATCGCTTTCAAGGGGTAACGTTTCATCGCCATTTTCATGAAATATGCCGCTCTCTATCCATGCGACATTCGGGATATCAGCGCAATCCCCGCCATTGGAAAGGCATTCAACAACCCGGGGAAACACCGAATCGCCATCACGCAGCACCACAAGGTCCGCGCCGCTGTATCGCAGCAGGGCCTCCGGCATCACGCCAACCGCCGAACCGCCCAGGACGACCGGGGCAGCGGTTACCTGCCGGATGGTTTCCACAAGAAGGGACACGTCCCGGTAGTATTCAACCGTATCCAGCATATCATTATTGTCAATGTTCCTGGCAGAGATTCCCACCACGTCCGCGCGGTATCCCTCCAAAGCCCGAATCAGTGCCCCCTGAGGGTCCGGCTCAAACATCAGGTCCAGCAGACGGACCCCGTGGCTTTTTCGCACGAGGGACTCGGCAACCATGCATGCCCCGTAGGGAATAGCTGCCATCGGCTGATTGACCCGGTTGGTTGAAACAATGAGAACATCCACGTTTGCCCCCTTCTGAGGATTGCCAAAGATTCATTGCCTTCGCACTTAGGGCTCGCTCAGAAATAAGTTCGTAATTTTAAGTGTTGAGGCGCCTGTCTGGCAAGGCACGAAAGTGCAGGAATATCAAGCATATTCCGAGCTTTCGTAACGCAGCCAGACAGGATGCATCGGCGCTTAAAATGGGAAGTTATTTTTGAGTGAGCCCTTATCAACGGCCACCTGCGGCGGACATTTTTTCGAGCGGATTAACATTTTTTAAATAAATTTCAAATTCGGTACCGTTATGGATTCATTCTACATCCGTCTCAGTGAGTTCATCAACAATATAAACCGGACTGTCTGCCAAAGGGTCCAATCGATCAGCCGTGTCACGCGCCCACTTGACCCGGGCATCATGGTTTTGATCGCCGGATATACAGACACCCTTTGTCCGTTGGCTGAATTATCCCGACATCATCGGATTCACACCATTCAAAAAATTCTGCGGATTGGCTTATAATAAAGATGCGGGAGCCAGGTACAAAAGACGGAAATTTTTTCTGGCCTTTAACCCCAGTGCCCGTTGCAGTGTATCTCGATCCTCGACGCCCTTCAGTGCAGAGAGCAATTGAAAAACTTGGGGTGTAACTTGAAGCGCAACTTGGGGTCTGACTTGAGGTGTGGTTTGAGTCTCCTCAGTGGCTTTTCGGGCTTTCTTTTTAATAAACTGAGCCTGAAATGCATGTCCGGGTTCCTGCAGTATGAGTTCGATCTCCGGGTATTTTTGAATTTCTGCCCGCATTTTCCGGATTCCGGTACCCCAGGCTTCGATCAATTTAAGATTCTTGAAAATGGGCGCAAGAACTCGATTCCTGATTTCCGACCGACCGGTTTCCAGCCAGTTCCATTTTTATTATATCGTATTGGTCCGGATATTTAATTTCGAGCAGGTCGACTATCGTTTTGGATTTTACCTGGTTTATAAATTCATGCGTCTTCAACCCAAGGGCTCTTGTACACTGAGCACTTACGGTATTGTATCTGACATCGAGCGTTTCAGCTATCTGGTGAAATGCATCCGTATGATCATGCCCATTCCACATCAATTTTATAACAGGTATCAAATAATCCTCTAAATTTCTATTGCCCTTGCTCCCCAAAGGTTTTTCATAATCCGGAGTTTTTCGATGAAACGACCGGCCTGTTTTGGAGTCTCTATCT
This genomic stretch from Desulfobacterales bacterium harbors:
- a CDS encoding 3-oxoacyl-[acyl-carrier-protein] synthase III C-terminal domain-containing protein; this encodes MGNGAVYLVSLATATPPYTIGQDEAQAFVGRHYSDRLKSRSLKIMDKCLAHPGIRRRHLALDDTSCLVNEDPDRRIARFTRWAVDLSAQAIERALRQCKTPPDQVAVLVVNTCTGYICPGLSSYLIEKMGFSRNTRAYDLVGSGCGGAVPNLQMGAGLFQPGEDGVAVCVSVEICSATFQMDNDPSLLVSNAIFADGAAAAVLSNRPGGWKLISSASHHVPEHRELIRYVYKKGQLHNQLSRSLPTVIGKPVSEAVQSVLVPQGLSIADIDHWAIHGGGQSIISSVRKELGLSDAMLLATTHTLANFGNVSSPSVLFTLRKIMDNGVKAGDRCMVVAFGAGLSIHVLLLQTPE
- a CDS encoding radical SAM protein, which translates into the protein MDVLIVSTNRVNQPMAAIPYGACMVAESLVRKSHGVRLLDLMFEPDPQGALIRALEGYRADVVGISARNIDNNDMLDTVEYYRDVSLLVETIRQVTAAPVVLGGSAVGVMPEALLRYSGADLVVLRDGDSVFPRVVECLSNGGDCADIPNVAWIESGIFHENGDETLPLESDFIAPDFRRWLNINGYRSAMATIPIQSKRGCPFDCVYCTYGISEGKGCRLYPPDKVADAVSRLASDGFRDIEFVDSVFNAPYNHAMALCERLAQIRCGARLLSMEINPGFLDGPLLETMERAGFAGIGVTAESADDRVLAGLGKGYDSSQVYQAASVIRNHHLPCIWIFMFGGPGETRDSVARTLHFAKTALRPTDVVFFNIGIRIYPGTELERIARKDGQLQVEGRDMLKPVFYLSPEIDLEWLLEELRQTTRKHFNMLDPEALAHPWLPAINRLANRLPISRPLWKHTALIRKAVRLLGRDIGTRPTDRGRAHG